The following coding sequences are from one Paenibacillus sp. FSL R5-0912 window:
- a CDS encoding HAD family hydrolase: MDSIIFDLDGTLWDSSDAVVVGWNSVLSNYQGVVSAVTKEDLQGIMGLQVDEAGRKLFPNIDEDTRQRILRECCEVECLCLAKQGGRLYEGLEEVLQALSAKYMLFIVSNCQAGYIEAFYEYHQLQKYFTDYENPGRTGLSKGENIRLVMERNHLSSPVYVGDTEGDMKAAGIAGIPFVYASYGFGEVSRYDLVIDRLDGLLALFDIATGDEE, from the coding sequence ATGGACAGCATTATTTTTGATCTGGATGGCACGTTATGGGATTCTTCGGATGCAGTAGTGGTGGGATGGAATAGTGTGCTCAGCAATTACCAAGGTGTCGTAAGCGCAGTAACCAAGGAAGATTTACAGGGAATCATGGGTCTGCAGGTAGATGAGGCTGGCCGGAAGCTGTTCCCGAATATAGATGAGGACACCCGGCAAAGAATTCTCAGAGAATGCTGTGAAGTAGAGTGTCTTTGTCTGGCCAAGCAAGGCGGAAGGTTGTATGAAGGGCTGGAAGAAGTGCTTCAGGCATTATCTGCAAAATATATGCTGTTCATCGTGAGCAACTGCCAGGCGGGTTATATTGAGGCTTTTTATGAATACCATCAGCTGCAGAAGTATTTCACAGATTACGAGAATCCGGGCAGAACCGGACTATCCAAGGGCGAGAATATCAGGCTGGTTATGGAGCGAAATCACTTAAGCAGTCCTGTCTATGTGGGCGATACGGAGGGAGATATGAAGGCGGCGGGGATTGCCGGGATTCCTTTTGTGTACGCAAGTTACGGATTTGGCGAAGTGAGCAGGTATGATCTTGTGATTGATCGTCTGGATGGGTTATTGGCGTTGTTTGATATCGCTACAGGAGATGAAGAATGA